The genomic DNA TTTactaaaaggaaaaaattgaatcaaagtAACTCAAAGTAGATTAAGAACTACAAGCCAGTGTAAGATTGGACTAGGGGACGCTGAGATAAACTCTGCATATGCTATTTTTTAAGCCTTTTCAAACATTATTGCAAGTGTAAATGTCACATGATAAAACTTAAACAAGCTTTTCCAAATACACCCTAAGTTACATGCTTCCATCTATCAAAGATTTTTAATACATCTCAACTTTTCCCTTGACATAATATTAAACATGAAATTCACAGCACACACAACACCATCCGAACTTCATTTTTGCCCTGCTATATCTTCATATCGTCGGTCTAACCACAGGAAAGGAACTTTGTTTTCGTATATTTATGAGTTTCTTTtagtacaaaaaaaatgatgtctTAATGTGACGAAAGTTTCTTAAATTTACAAGATTTTAAGTATACCAGAATCCAATAGACAGAAAATTATCATTAGTCACTGCAACTCATTCAACAAATGTTATACGCACCTGTGGTTTAACCTCCACATTATTCAAGCCACTCTTCACAGTTACTGGTTCATTTGTAAGCACACTTTCAAGATGATTAAGAAGTTCTTTCGCTTGGCATGATCCAAAATCTGGATCTGCATCCTCGTAGCACCAAACAAGTGCTGTCTCCTTATCTTCAATCGTGGATCCATCTGTTGTTTCGGTATAAAGCTTCATCACAGGCTCTGCAATTTGTTTCCAACTGAAATCTGCTACAGGTGCACAAGTTTCCCATTCTTCATCCCGCTTCAGTCTGAAACCATACATGCCAACTGTAAGTTATAATCTAACAGAAGTATCAAACCATGAAAAGGTGTATTTGGTTTGCAAATTCACATAGTCGGCACATCAATAGCTGTTAAATTGAGATCGGAGGGTAcatgatataatattttttaaactctAAACTGTCGAGGTTGAAATTTAGACTGTCcgatctttgatctaacagtCACCGATGTGCTGATTGCGTGAGATTTGTCACTGCAAGCAATCCAAATCCTGGAAATGTCATAAGCCCCAAATAATTTACCTTAAAAAGTAACCATGCTCAGCAGCAATTCCCAGATTCTCACAAGGAGAAAACCATTCAGTAAGCGCCTTTCGGCTTTTAGCACTTACTATAAACACCATGTTGTTCTCGTCTCTACACAAACTATTAAGCATTTTGATGGAATTACTTATTGGACTCTTATCGATGGAAGCCTGAGGCATTAGAGTGCCGTCATAATCTAGAAGGATCGCCCTAGTTTTCGTCTGCTTGTAAGCAGAAACAATGTGCTCCATTGAAAGCTTCTTGAAGTTTGGATCAAGTGCTACAACTCTAAAACTTAATCCAAAACCAATGCCCCACCACCTTCTCCTTACATGATCACTACAAATCCTTTCCAAATCTTGCAAGAAGCTACGAGCCCAGTAACCGACATCATGAGTACTAACATATCTGTAATGCTTCTCATGCCTAAGCTGTTTCTCTGAATCAGCCATTTCCAAAGCTGAGTCCATTGCATCAGCTACTGCATCAATATTCCATGGATTCACTCTGATAGCTCCACTTAAAGATGGTGAACAACCAATAAACTCAGACACAACCAACATGCTTTTCTTAGAGGAAGCATCTACACCCAAAACTTTGTCCAATTTTTCAGTTCCTTGACGACTGATTATATATTCATAAGGTATAAGATTCATCCCATCCCTAACTGCAGTCACCAAACAACACTCAGCTACAACATAGTATGCAACTTTCTCGTAAAACCTTAATGGCTCCTCAATCAGAATGACAGGATCATAACCAGGCTTCCCAAATCTTTCATTAATCCGCTTCGCCGTCGCCTTTGTCTCGGCTTGCACTTCCTTCACATCCTTCCCTTTCCCCCTTGCAGGATTAGCTATCTGAACCAATACAACCTTTCCATGCCACTCAGGGTGCTGAATAAGAAGCTGCTCCATGGCTAACAACTTCAAGCTTATCCCCTTAAAGATATCTGTGTCATCCACACCAAGTAACATTATCTTTCCATTATTAGAAAACTGTTGTATGAGCTCAGAAACTTTCTCTTCAGTCTTTGGTAGGCTTAGAACTGATTGAAGCTGACCCATGTGTATGCCAACAGGAAGAATTTTGATACTAACTGTCCTACCATAATACTCAATCCCAATATAACCCCTTTTGGATTCATAGGATAGACCAAGCATCCTACTACAACATGATAGGAAATGTCTTGCATAATCAAAAGTGTGGAAACCAATCAAATCAGCATTTAAAAGAGCTCTCAAAAGTTCTTCCCTAATAGGCAATGTCTTGTAAATCTCTGATGAAGGAAAAGGGCTGTGGAGAAAGAAACCAAGTTTCACTCTATTAAACCTCTTCCTCAAGAAAGTTGGTAACACCATGAGATGATAAtcatgtatccaaacataatcatcttcagGGTTAATCACCTCCATAATCCTATCAGCAAATATCTTATTGACTGAAACATAAGCCTGCCACAGTGACCTATTGAACCTACCACCAAGGCCTGGT from Medicago truncatula cultivar Jemalong A17 chromosome 8, MtrunA17r5.0-ANR, whole genome shotgun sequence includes the following:
- the LOC11406035 gene encoding alpha,alpha-trehalose-phosphate synthase [UDP-forming] 6; protein product: MVSRSYSNLLELVSGDSPTFENINRRIPRIMTVAGLISDVDDDPLETGCSEPSSSSVQRERIIIVANQLPIKAQRKQDGNNMNKWFFSWDENSLLLQLKDGLGDDDTDVIYVGCLKEDVHPNEQDEVSQILLETFKCVPTFLPGDLFTRYYHGFCKQQLWPLFHYMLPLSPGLGGRFNRSLWQAYVSVNKIFADRIMEVINPEDDYVWIHDYHLMVLPTFLRKRFNRVKLGFFLHSPFPSSEIYKTLPIREELLRALLNADLIGFHTFDYARHFLSCCSRMLGLSYESKRGYIGIEYYGRTVSIKILPVGIHMGQLQSVLSLPKTEEKVSELIQQFSNNGKIMLLGVDDTDIFKGISLKLLAMEQLLIQHPEWHGKVVLVQIANPARGKGKDVKEVQAETKATAKRINERFGKPGYDPVILIEEPLRFYEKVAYYVVAECCLVTAVRDGMNLIPYEYIISRQGTEKLDKVLGVDASSKKSMLVVSEFIGCSPSLSGAIRVNPWNIDAVADAMDSALEMADSEKQLRHEKHYRYVSTHDVGYWARSFLQDLERICSDHVRRRWWGIGFGLSFRVVALDPNFKKLSMEHIVSAYKQTKTRAILLDYDGTLMPQASIDKSPISNSIKMLNSLCRDENNMVFIVSAKSRKALTEWFSPCENLGIAAEHGYFLRLKRDEEWETCAPVADFSWKQIAEPVMKLYTETTDGSTIEDKETALVWCYEDADPDFGSCQAKELLNHLESVLTNEPVTVKSGLNNVEVKPQGVNKGLVAKRLLSAMQEKGMSPEFVLCIGDDRSDEDMFEVITSSGPSMAPRAEVFACTVGRKPSKAKYYLDDTTGIVRMVQGLACVSDQIVLS